In Cryptomeria japonica chromosome 5, Sugi_1.0, whole genome shotgun sequence, the genomic window ataccaaagcataggaatatattgacatcaatgacaacaacatatcctaagaATAGCAATATCCAACACCCATGTACACCAAAATGCAATTACTAATTTGTATATGTTATCATttctatataaataaaaataaacatattatgtattaagaaaataaaaaaatttattcataTCAAATTAAAACTCTAAGAATGCTTATAATAACATATATCCATTGATgtaaatcctaaaacctatctttAAATATGTTGAATCAAATTTGGACAAATAATAATTAAAGTTGCTTATAATAATCTATCTATTGACGTAATCCAATTTGGACAAAGTAATAATCAATTTTTACAAGTGTCgagatcaaaaataaaaataataagatgaattaataaatacaGAAAAAGAAATGAAAGTAAGGGTAGGTAGATGTAGAGAAAATGGAAAGGTGGAGTGAGTGAGTGGGGTTGATCCAAAGCTGTGTGTAATGTGATGGGCTCCATCAGCTGCGGAAGTGCGAGAAGGTAACGGTAAATACGTGGTGGAGTGGAGTGGGGCCCAGGGATCGTCACGCCTCCCACCCTCTAATACTAAAAATATTTTGTCATGCCAAACCACTCTATCTCGCGcgtgcattccatccatccatccacgccgaattaataataataataatgataaaaaataatacTAGTAAATAAATAATGCTATGCAGAACGTGGGTCTGTTACTTACCGACTCCGCATCCCTTCCTTAACCCCCTCCAATCTCATCATCACATTTCAGGAGCACTATCACGCTTCCATCCTCAATTTCTTGCTCATGGTTATTTCGCTGAATACAATACAACAATTCTTAAATTTCATGACAGTTAATTTAAAATCTCTTCTAACATATTAATCATATTTTacggaaaaataaaataaaatcctgaATACAATCATACAGCCATCAAATTTACAGTCTGATCGCCCACCATTTTGAAGAAGTTACTTTTCTCCTTCCTTGGCAGTAGTCCGCACGCCTTTTGCTCTCCACTCTCCCATTATAAGAGCCCCCCTCTTCACTATCTTCTATCACATCTTCACTAGGAACCTTCTTtcctatctatctctttcttcttcttctgctgCTGCTGCCGCCTGCGGAAAGTATTTCTTTTCTCACCATGGGAGAAGCAGTGGCAACAAATGGATTCTCCATCAAAGGAAACGGAATCGGGAATGGGAATGGGCACTGTAATGGATATTCTAACGGCCATGGGCACTGTATTAATGGATATTCCAACGGAATCAGTGCGTCGGTATCCTCCAATGGAGTGAGTCATTTGCCATACTCCAACGGAAACACTGTTCACCACAGCAACAGCAACGGCCACATTCATACGTCGCCTTCTTTCGGAGACGGACGGCGCCGCTGCTTTTGGtatgaagaagaaattgaagatgATCTCCGATGGTGTTTCGCTCTTAATAGGTAACCCCCAAAATCCAAAACTAGTATTTTGAAAATTCAATGTTGATGCTGAATTTCAGAAAAATTACGGAAGAAATTTGTGTGGCAGGATTCTTCATACTGGAGTTAGCGAGTACCAGGATATTGCCCTGATAGACACTCGGCCATTCGGAAAGGTGTTTACTGTTTCTGGAATTGCTGTTTGAAAAAAGCAAAATATCGATATACTTATCATTAGGTATTTGATGTTCGACTGGTTATGCAGGCTCTGGTGATTGACGGGAAGATGCAGAGTACGGAAGTGGACGAGTTCATTTATCACGAGTCGTTAGTGCATCCGGCGCTCGTCTATCACTCTCAGTAAGCTCTTTTTCacacttcttcttgtcttcttctgtttattaacataaaataaaaatatgaaccTGTTTCCGTCACTGCGCTTTCAGGCCAAAAAGTGCTTTTATAATGGGAGGCGGCGAAGGCTCGACTGCACGGGAGATACTGCGCCACAAGTGCGTCAAGAAAGTTGTCATGTGTGATATTGATAAGGTGATTCTTCGTTTTCCCCTTTCTGGTTTTTGCTTTATTTCTATTTCTCCCACCGCTTTTAAACTAATTTATTATTTGTGCAGGAAGTTGTTGATTTCTGTAAAAAATATCTGGTTGTCAACCGAGAAGCTTTTAGTAATAGCCGCCTGGAACTAGTTATAAACGACGCGAGGTGAAAATTTACttgtaatttttgaaaatttgttcTGTGCGGACGCTTTTCGCCGGCGAAAGGGAACTCAATATTTTATTTGGCGTAAATGTTGTGAAATTGTCAGGACTGAACTGCAGAGCAGACAAGAACGATTTGATGTGATAATAGGAGACCTTGCGGACCCTGTGGAAGGAGGCCCCTGCTATCAGCTATATACAAAATCTTTCTACGAGCTCGTTATTAAGCCCAAATTGAATCACCAAGGCATCTTTGTTACTCAGGTGAAACAACTTCTCAATTTCTTGATTAGTATTATACAGTACAAGTTCCTTCTTGCATCGCCTCTTTAAAGCTCTGAACTCTCAACTCTGGACTTACTCTGCAACATTTAAGTAGAAATAGAGCAATATTTATCAATTTCTCAATTTCTTGATAACTATGATACAATTTCTCAATTTCTACGAGTTCCTTCTTGCGTCGCCTCTTTAAAGCTCTGGACTCTGGACTAACTCTGCAAGATCTAAGTAGAAATAGAGCAATATTTATCACTGTCAAATCAAATTGGACTAAATACACAAATAATACTCATAAATAAATGGAATTTTTGCTACGAACAGTAGGAACACTAAATTCAAATTAATCTTTAGGTTCAATTAAATGATCCGAACCTAAATATTTTTTCTCCGAACAGTAGGAACATTAAACTGCATATTGTTCAAAGTTGCGCCATAGCGTCTAAGTACACAGATGTTGCTATCCTTCAGTCTAGGACTAAATTTGTTATTTCACTGCTTTAAGCTTCAACAGAATAAGACAATTTATCTGCTAAAAAATAAATGAAAGCCAGAAAACATCTAATTTGAACGTCCATTTACCAGCAAAATTCCCCCTCTTTATCTGTGAATCTGCAAGTACCATGCAATGCTGTGAAAATATAAGAGTCTCCAATAGCATAAAAACAAGTAATTAAAGCCAAAGCTAATCTTCTGTGCAAgcaacaaaaataaattcatttaaagaCATTTTCTTTCCACAAATGTTATAGAATTCGACTTTTTTTTAATTTGACTGTGAATCTTTTTTACCAACAAcaaaatttatttgaatattttaaatcCATGTTATTGAATTCGAATCGAATTTAACAAAGTCGATGTAAGAAATCATCATCAGTAATGAACACGGAAGAAACACTCAAAATTGTTGCGTGTTATAATTAACAGACATTGTGATGCGTTTGTTGCAGGCGGGCCCTGCTGGCGTGCTAACACACACCCAAGTGTTCTCCTCCATTTACAATACATTGAGACAAGTTTTTAAGCGTGAGAATCTTCCCTTACTTTTCTCTATAAAAAACGctaccctttctttctttctttctttcttcttcttcttcttgttataACGAAGCTTTTGTGGTGAATTATACAGACGTCATGCCTTACTCTGCTCACGTTCCTTCCTTCGCCGACACGTGGGGATGGGTCATGGTAATTACTTTTAACGATATAATCCCCTTTTTTTTGGTTCCTAGAGTTTTGCCCTATCCGAATAGTTAGAGAGATATTTATGGAAGCGCAGGCATCAGATCATCCCCTCACCTTAGAAGCGGGAGAAATTGACGACAGAATAAAGCAGCGCATAAAGGGAGAGTTGCAGTTTCTTGACGGACAAACTTTCCTTGTGGCTGCCACGTTAAATAAAAGCGTTCGCAAATCGTAAGTGAAAAATCGTCTTTACCAAACTATTATTTGCTAAATTATTGGGTAAAGCTAAAACACAAATTTGAATGTTTTTTCAGATTGTCAAAGGAAACGCACGTGTATACAGAAGAGACAGCCCGCTTCATTCACGGGCATGGGAAGGCAAGCTATCAGTGAAAAATTTGGTGAGAAATAATAAGAACGCAGAAGAAGAAGTGTACACATATGCTTGTAACTCCTCCTCTAACCATGGAAATGTAGGCATTCATGTCTAACCATGCGGAATCTGGAAATTCATATATTATCATCTAATATAATTGTTGTCTTATAATTTTGGACTCCAAGCACTTAAAATATGATATCTATCGTCTACACACACGCACCAAAAAGAGATGGTTAAGATTTTGCGAGAAAGTGAGTGCAACGTTGACCTCGCTCTTTTTTAAGTGCAAAATGGTTATATAAAACATTATATTTCGTTTGAACTCAACAAGCACAAACAAAATTGCTTTTGGAAAGTGGATCGATAAATATCACTAGGAGTAGTGTAGGAGGGACCGGGGCACTCCCACAAATtacaattattattttctttttgcaCTTTTAATTCGGACCTTTCAACTTCAGTTTTCATGCCCTTTAAGCCTCCACACGATTTTTAATTTGTCCTATGCAAATAAAAATAGAGGACGAGAAACCAGCTTAGCAACTCAAAACTGGTCTTCCTTCGATTCACCACAATATAAAATGGGCCACTCAAGCATTGCCCCCACCATAAACAAGTACAAAATCTTATTTCATACTTTGTAAAACTCCTCTTTAAAGTTGTACGGACAAAACCGGGActctaatattaatattaatattaataatggataataGTAGATAAGATTATAGATAAATATGGGTTGAAAATTGAATAAAAGGGGAATTAAAGCTTGTTCCAAACATGtgtcccttttaaaaaaaaaaaaatttcttccagGTCTAGATGAAAAAATTGATGTTGTAATTggagtaattttttaattatatattttcatGTTGCATACCATGCCATTTTGCAAGAACCTTAGTGATGGTGCCACTAAAGATCTATCATGATCACTTGTCTCGGATAAAATTAGGTTCAAATATGTTATAGTTTCAAGTTCTAGTAGGGTCATCTAGGCATGAACGTCTTGCCCAAAGACTTTTAAACAAGAGATTTAAAACATAATGAATCTTTTCTAGAAGAATAAGGGATCTCCAACTCAAGTATGTAATAAACCCATTTTTTATAATACTTTATAGGGGTCGTATAGTACTTGGGAGCTAGTTTTGATGATTCTTTAGCTTAAAGGCGTGAGTTTGATAATTGGTTGAAGTCAAAGAAAGGCCATgtacttgtgagattttgccaagatcaagaggcaatggaaagcaatagatgatagaaataaactaatataagcctgcttatataggtaggtaggaaataggtgtgggtagataggagaaacaatataatagtcgaCATGagttggatcacccactgaatgtggagtgtaacaataagatcaacaccataaaagaaattctcctacacacactatcccaatgtggcacaaatacccaagtgtctcatacccaaactattatgaaatgcatttcctaagtaaacttaagtaaagtgtaataatatccatgatgaataattatttacaccaacacccccccttaagtgcaacttaggagaaagcacttaagtctacaatgcaactaagcaatgcaagatgggtctcggctacttggccatgttaggtacccaggtacaaatgcaaatgcatgaaaaccaatgcaatgaaatctctcacaaagtggagaaagagagaaaaacccaatgggaaaaaaccctcccccaaaagagagatgaaaaacatacaagagaactctcatagaagaatgtgaaggacaaaaccccatgtgaggaaaaagtcccccccatatgagagaagaagagaagctaggaagccccccctcaatgtggaatctacaccaatgatagaagctcgatgtatgaagaaactgctccatgaacgtcgaacaacattcctccccttgggaagaaacaaaaccaaaggtgtatccatgaagtctcctcaatcatgaagggaagatgtatgaagaaaactcatgatgaaaggaatctctgaaaactgctcaagtgtcctcatgtcgatgctgaaagataccccctccaaaggtggtaaactgtgccacgctattgaaaaaggcactccaagatctagtggagatggatgtagaacatgtcccaaagactcacatgtctcctcaaaaaataaagagacctcctccaactgttgtacataagtatccacaatcatgtcaacctcgaaagaatgatcatgtagagaatgaacaagagggtcaaagtgttccctcacaacaatcgaagaaggatcgccttcatcaaagagaagatgaatgtcatcaatgatgtctcccaaatctacaatgtaggattccataaataaacctgcaatgtctgtcaagtaataaTCCCATtaatctgaagctagaagacaatgaatatcatgttgcactgaatcacatgaaggcaaaattgttgcactatctgcatcatcaggtgcaataggtgatgtgatatcaatatgaggagatgaaatacaagactcaagaacgggttcacatgtgagaatccccatgttcaagtgcccaaagttctcctcaaaatctgaaccatcacaagaagtgtgatcaacatgagtagaatcatcaaatgtgaaattatcatcattaacaaaatctgaaaaggagtataagcgagatgcatgatcaaccaccccagttgcaatgatagctctagtctccaagtctttaatgaaaactgactcaggtgtgaactccacaactctcttagttgcaccatgtgtgatttgatagatagaaaggagattgtttgtcaagtggggtacacacaacacattattgaaggagttatccccaatgtcaatagatcctttcccaatcacatccatgtatgtatgattgcccatcaaaatccgcggcatggtgcaaggctcaaatgtagagaacatagactgcgaagatgccatatgatgagaatcccctgaatctagaagccatctctctaaatcatgactgatagtagcacatagagcttttccttttcttgtcccaaaagagtgagtcttcccacttgtagaagccatgaatgcttgcccttttccttttgaatgtgaggaagtggaagttagtgaatcatccttcttgtagacattaggaaaatcaatgttattctttttgatgatatgtgtgagctcatcaatctttttaaaatggcaacgatgctcctcatgaccaaaatttttacaataggcacaagtaggtttctccctctttgatgaattatccctcttggaagaggatgtatctccttgttgtggagaggacgatgctttgtccttaggctttgattgccatttcttcttgtttgagttgtcctttccttgatttcctttgttccctttatttgctactaatgcttgagacttagaagccttaagaatgcccatgcttatcaacttagtttgttccatcatcaacatttcattgaaagcatcaaatgtaggcattgtgtagcttgaacccattgtcatcctatgggtttggaaactagaaacaaatgctgcatattcttgtggaagcttgcctatcaagttgaatatcaattgagtatccttcttatcaatgccataatctttgagttgtgccctcaactcatttgccttggtgacataatcttgtatagtatcaaagttcttgggatccaacatggtgaggtcactatcaatttgatatcccctaatctcatcaacttgaccatacaagtcttgaaactttttccaagcatccttgattagagtacacttctcaatatgaaaaatgagatcct contains:
- the LOC131064873 gene encoding thermospermine synthase ACAULIS5, which gives rise to MGEAVATNGFSIKGNGIGNGNGHCNGYSNGHGHCINGYSNGISASVSSNGVSHLPYSNGNTVHHSNSNGHIHTSPSFGDGRRRCFWYEEEIEDDLRWCFALNRILHTGVSEYQDIALIDTRPFGKALVIDGKMQSTEVDEFIYHESLVHPALVYHSQPKSAFIMGGGEGSTAREILRHKCVKKVVMCDIDKEVVDFCKKYLVVNREAFSNSRLELVINDARTELQSRQERFDVIIGDLADPVEGGPCYQLYTKSFYELVIKPKLNHQGIFVTQAGPAGVLTHTQVFSSIYNTLRQVFKHVMPYSAHVPSFADTWGWVMASDHPLTLEAGEIDDRIKQRIKGELQFLDGQTFLVAATLNKSVRKSLSKETHVYTEETARFIHGHGKASYQ